A single genomic interval of Aegicerativicinus sediminis harbors:
- a CDS encoding T9SS type A sorting domain-containing protein encodes MKKKLLIALAFLFSYAYSFSQTTVSTGDIAIIALDVPTEDFAFVTFIDLEAGTTIYFTDNLMDGDYIINGNETVFSYTVPSGGISAGSVIRYKAHQVDFDKVAGGGPSAFKFSPQGDNITAYIGSPTTATTFLHAIGKTGLVGTFPDGFNFILRISTNNGQYTGTRTGLSSIGFFEVINQLSGTTPFNPANWNVTASSISPIDETLFTLSTDPEIGVVPQTLLGFQYYQENGPSASDTFIVSGINLTEDLTIIAQDYFEISTDDSNYSTSISLTPSNGRIQPTTIYVRLAAGLMANGSTYQVYQSTINIGSSGLEEIINLEGLVIPRPPILISGVMSGPLPSDTPKVIELYVLEDIADLSEFGVGVADNGGGSDNQEFTFPAISVAEGTYIYLTGNANRFTEFFGFAPDYVDNSLKPGGDDAVELYQFGDIIDIYGDPDVDGTGTAWEYTQAWAYRIPGTGPDGYDFNINNWNIIGIDALANETTNATAVNPFPIGSYMIVWTGTVNTDWNEPANWSSFSVPTGANNVAINNVPNLPIIDGNVVEFINNIRLRGGLTINPGSSLVANGDVIGDPGFITVQSGGSLLTEGIITGDQHTIIRNTTFTGGQYSVVGPPVSGETASVLGSVKYEYVETRPYGVDGSGRYAWVGDNFVMPVADALFSAYTGTVTFVGNPNNGTYTRNLVYNLDQDGTEAGYNLVSNPYPSAISYANFIIPNTDVITGELWIWDDDNPVGTQGTNADYVTINIFGAAGGNNPGKYNDHVGTAQGFFVKANVENGVLEFNNDMRVTGSNEDASFFRTSKSVDTEELSSIRFKLTAVGNKYEKDIIVGFADEATMGIDNIYDGRMIGGNPNLEFYSYIDNQPYLIQGIPFVTNETVIPLGMSLGYSGTYEISVMEMKNLDSSIDMYILDSNDNSLTPITMDSPKKFTSEANFDSARFSVVFVNNLLSVEEEVLAKDGIKVYTTNNGIELKLFNDTTLPNANITVYDMLGKTVISKNVVNSFNTVEISHKFDPYSSYILKLESGNKSYIKKIIIKE; translated from the coding sequence ATGAAGAAAAAATTACTCATTGCTTTGGCATTTCTTTTCAGTTATGCCTATTCATTCTCCCAAACCACCGTTTCTACTGGTGATATTGCAATAATAGCATTAGACGTACCTACAGAAGATTTTGCATTTGTCACCTTTATTGATTTAGAAGCCGGCACCACTATTTATTTCACTGATAATTTAATGGATGGAGATTATATTATCAATGGCAATGAAACTGTTTTCAGTTATACTGTGCCTTCTGGGGGGATAAGCGCGGGATCGGTCATACGATATAAAGCCCATCAGGTGGATTTCGATAAAGTAGCTGGTGGAGGACCTTCAGCATTTAAATTTTCTCCTCAAGGGGATAATATTACTGCATACATTGGTTCTCCAACAACGGCTACTACATTTTTACATGCCATTGGCAAAACTGGGTTAGTTGGAACTTTCCCTGATGGTTTCAATTTTATCCTTAGAATCTCAACTAATAATGGCCAGTATACTGGAACCAGAACAGGTCTCTCTTCAATCGGTTTTTTTGAAGTTATAAATCAATTAAGCGGTACCACACCTTTTAATCCTGCTAATTGGAATGTTACAGCTTCAAGTATTTCGCCTATAGACGAAACTCTTTTTACACTTTCAACAGACCCAGAAATAGGAGTAGTCCCTCAGACTCTATTAGGTTTCCAATATTATCAGGAAAATGGACCTTCTGCCAGTGATACGTTTATCGTTTCAGGCATTAACCTTACAGAGGACCTAACAATTATCGCTCAAGACTATTTTGAAATATCAACAGATGATTCAAATTATTCAACATCAATATCATTAACCCCATCTAATGGCCGTATACAACCTACCACTATATATGTACGCCTTGCTGCAGGATTAATGGCAAATGGTAGCACCTACCAAGTGTATCAGTCTACAATAAACATTGGTTCTTCTGGATTAGAAGAAATCATAAATTTGGAAGGACTTGTAATTCCTCGTCCACCCATATTAATTTCTGGTGTAATGAGCGGTCCACTTCCAAGCGATACTCCTAAAGTTATTGAATTGTATGTCTTGGAGGATATTGCAGATTTAAGTGAATTTGGAGTTGGTGTTGCAGATAATGGTGGCGGTAGCGATAACCAAGAATTTACATTTCCGGCAATTTCTGTTGCTGAAGGAACTTATATCTACTTAACCGGCAATGCAAACAGATTCACAGAGTTTTTCGGTTTTGCACCAGATTATGTAGACAATTCACTTAAACCGGGAGGTGATGATGCTGTTGAACTTTATCAATTTGGTGATATAATAGACATCTATGGTGATCCTGATGTGGATGGCACTGGAACTGCATGGGAATATACCCAGGCTTGGGCATATCGCATTCCTGGAACCGGACCTGATGGTTATGACTTTAATATTAACAATTGGAATATAATAGGAATTGACGCCTTGGCGAATGAAACTACAAATGCAACCGCAGTGAATCCTTTTCCAATTGGCTCCTATATGATTGTTTGGACGGGGACTGTGAATACCGATTGGAACGAACCAGCTAATTGGAGCTCGTTCAGTGTTCCAACAGGGGCTAACAATGTTGCCATTAACAATGTTCCTAATCTCCCTATTATAGATGGAAATGTTGTAGAGTTTATTAATAACATTAGATTAAGGGGTGGATTAACAATTAATCCTGGCAGTAGCTTAGTTGCTAACGGTGATGTAATTGGAGATCCAGGATTTATAACGGTGCAATCTGGAGGCTCTTTGCTTACTGAAGGTATCATAACAGGTGATCAACATACCATTATAAGAAATACCACCTTTACTGGGGGTCAGTATAGTGTTGTTGGACCTCCTGTTAGTGGAGAAACTGCATCTGTACTTGGAAGCGTTAAATATGAATATGTAGAAACTAGACCATATGGAGTAGATGGCAGTGGACGTTATGCTTGGGTTGGAGATAATTTTGTAATGCCAGTTGCCGATGCTTTATTTAGTGCATATACTGGTACCGTTACTTTCGTCGGCAACCCTAATAATGGTACTTACACTCGAAATTTAGTTTATAATTTAGATCAAGATGGAACGGAAGCAGGGTATAATTTAGTATCCAATCCTTATCCCAGTGCTATTTCTTATGCCAATTTCATTATTCCGAATACTGATGTTATAACAGGAGAATTATGGATTTGGGATGATGACAATCCGGTTGGCACACAAGGAACTAATGCAGACTATGTAACGATCAATATTTTTGGAGCCGCTGGTGGAAATAATCCTGGTAAGTATAATGATCATGTAGGTACAGCGCAAGGGTTCTTCGTAAAGGCAAATGTGGAAAATGGGGTTTTAGAATTCAATAACGATATGAGGGTTACCGGAAGTAATGAAGATGCTTCTTTTTTCAGAACTTCTAAAAGTGTCGATACTGAAGAACTTTCATCAATCCGGTTTAAATTAACGGCCGTTGGCAATAAATATGAAAAAGATATTATTGTCGGTTTTGCCGATGAAGCAACTATGGGGATTGACAATATTTATGATGGTCGAATGATTGGAGGTAACCCAAACCTTGAGTTTTATTCTTACATAGATAATCAACCTTATTTAATACAAGGTATTCCATTTGTAACTAATGAAACCGTAATCCCATTGGGAATGTCCTTAGGATACTCAGGTACCTATGAAATTTCTGTTATGGAAATGAAAAACCTAGATTCTAGTATAGATATGTATATCCTAGATTCTAATGACAATTCATTGACCCCTATTACAATGGATTCACCAAAAAAATTTACTAGTGAGGCCAATTTCGATTCTGCCCGATTCAGTGTAGTCTTTGTAAATAATCTGCTAAGTGTGGAAGAAGAGGTGTTGGCTAAAGATGGGATTAAAGTGTATACGACCAATAATGGTATAGAACTAAAATTGTTCAATGATACCACCTTACCTAACGCAAACATCACTGTGTATGATATGTTAGGAAAAACCGTGATTAGCAAAAATGTTGTTAACAGTTTTAATACCGTAGAAATTAGTCATAAATTTGACCCTTATTCTTCTTATATCCTAAAATTGGAATCTGGAAATAAGAGTTATATCAAAAAGATTATAATTAAAGAATAA
- a CDS encoding archaeosortase/exosortase family protein — MAELSKQAKNQLVKRFLISALLLFIVWQLAYNLVLKPNGSLDEALTSIVVKGTELGMKIFNSNSEARGNIIYINGNAAIRVEHVCNGLELMVLYVCFFLCIPGRIRPKMSYIILGLFIVFVLNTIRQMLLAYNYLYFNSTFEFNHKYTYIAVIYFAVFLLWRHWLIRYSIIAENRNK, encoded by the coding sequence ATGGCCGAACTTTCTAAACAAGCTAAAAATCAACTTGTTAAACGGTTTTTAATCTCTGCTTTACTGCTTTTTATAGTTTGGCAATTAGCTTACAATTTAGTTTTAAAACCAAATGGTTCTTTAGATGAGGCTCTAACCTCTATTGTTGTGAAGGGAACTGAATTGGGTATGAAAATCTTTAATAGTAATTCTGAAGCAAGAGGTAATATCATTTATATTAATGGAAATGCTGCAATTAGGGTGGAACATGTGTGCAATGGGCTAGAACTCATGGTGTTATATGTGTGTTTTTTCCTGTGTATTCCTGGTCGCATAAGGCCGAAGATGAGCTACATTATTCTTGGATTGTTTATTGTTTTTGTTTTAAATACAATTAGGCAAATGTTATTGGCCTATAACTATTTATATTTTAATTCAACTTTTGAATTCAATCATAAGTATACGTATATAGCAGTAATCTATTTTGCCGTTTTTCTTCTTTGGAGACATTGGCTCATACGTTACTCGATAATAGCTGAGAACCGGAATAAATGA
- a CDS encoding ABC transporter permease has product MRTEANFSERSDITLVIEPKSRLFDLKLREVWRYRDLLLLFVRRNFVAVYKQTVLGPLWFFIQPILTTIMFMVVFGGIAKMSTDGMPQAVFYLAGIVTWNYFAESLKGTSNTFTANASIFGKVYFPRVVLPLSMVITKLLTFGVQFFLFLVVFSYYYFFQQTTIQPNAALALLPILIFITAGLGLGFGLIISALTTKYRDFQYLLSFAVQLGMYATPIIFPLSSIDNPLIRKIIMANPMSPIIETFKYGFLGAGYFDPLWLLYSFGFMVILLFLGLVVFNSVEKSFMDTV; this is encoded by the coding sequence TTGAGGACAGAGGCTAATTTTTCCGAGCGCTCAGACATAACTCTGGTAATTGAGCCGAAATCGCGATTGTTTGACCTTAAACTAAGGGAAGTTTGGCGATATAGAGATCTCTTGTTATTATTTGTGAGGCGAAATTTTGTAGCGGTCTATAAACAGACGGTGTTGGGGCCATTGTGGTTTTTTATCCAGCCGATCCTAACCACAATTATGTTTATGGTGGTGTTTGGAGGTATTGCCAAGATGAGTACAGATGGGATGCCTCAGGCTGTTTTTTATTTGGCTGGCATCGTTACTTGGAATTACTTTGCGGAATCGCTAAAGGGTACTTCCAATACGTTTACAGCCAACGCGAGTATTTTTGGAAAGGTTTATTTTCCTAGGGTGGTGCTTCCATTGAGCATGGTAATTACAAAATTGTTAACCTTTGGAGTGCAATTTTTTCTTTTTTTAGTTGTTTTTAGCTATTATTATTTTTTTCAGCAAACAACGATACAGCCGAACGCTGCCCTAGCACTGTTACCGATATTAATCTTTATTACAGCGGGTTTAGGGTTGGGTTTCGGTTTAATAATCTCAGCTTTAACAACTAAGTATCGAGATTTTCAATATTTGTTAAGTTTTGCGGTGCAATTAGGGATGTATGCAACGCCCATAATTTTTCCGTTAAGTTCTATTGATAATCCATTGATTCGGAAAATTATTATGGCAAATCCTATGAGCCCAATCATTGAGACATTTAAATATGGGTTTCTAGGTGCAGGGTATTTTGATCCCCTTTGGTTATTATATAGCTTTGGATTTATGGTAATCTTATTGTTCTTAGGTCTTGTAGTGTTTAACTCGGTGGAAAAATCCTTTATGGATACGGTTTGA
- a CDS encoding ABC transporter ATP-binding protein, which produces MEPILKVENISKQYRLGNVGTGTLSHDLNRWWHKVRGKEDPYLKIGDTNDRTVKGSSDYVWALRDINFEVQPGEVLGIIGKNGAGKSTLLKLLSRVTAPTTGIITAHGRIASLLEVGTGFHPELTGRENIFLNGAILGMTKAEIRSKFDEIVDFAGCERYIDTPVKRYSSGMYVRLAFAVAAHLEPEILVVDEVLAVGDAEFQKKAIGKMKDVSQGQGRTVLFVSHNMASIQSLCTRSILLNNGKVEMIGDTESVISHYLKVFKSSSTIEPLNTRKDREGNQTIVFEDYWLEDEFGEKIEFFQSGRNCKFVLRIRNNSENQLDKIRISVGVDNKYGDRITIFDSSLVGDELILAGHQTAIVKINIDKFPLSQGLYYFTVYSSVREIVSDWVKNAGSFDVEAGDFFDTGRVIDNNQGNFLVKHKFNLSD; this is translated from the coding sequence ATGGAACCCATTTTAAAAGTAGAAAATATTAGTAAGCAATATCGACTTGGTAATGTTGGCACGGGCACACTTAGCCATGATCTTAATAGGTGGTGGCACAAGGTTAGAGGTAAAGAAGACCCCTATTTAAAAATTGGGGATACCAATGATAGGACGGTAAAAGGTTCGTCAGATTATGTTTGGGCTTTAAGGGATATTAATTTTGAAGTTCAACCAGGTGAGGTTCTTGGAATCATTGGTAAGAATGGTGCCGGGAAATCTACCCTTTTAAAGTTATTGAGTAGAGTAACTGCACCAACAACAGGTATAATTACGGCACATGGAAGGATTGCTTCCCTTTTGGAGGTAGGGACAGGCTTTCATCCAGAGCTTACCGGAAGAGAAAATATCTTTCTTAATGGGGCAATATTGGGAATGACCAAGGCTGAAATTCGTTCTAAATTTGATGAAATTGTTGATTTCGCAGGGTGTGAACGCTATATAGACACACCGGTAAAGCGCTATTCCTCGGGTATGTATGTGCGCCTGGCTTTTGCTGTAGCAGCACATTTAGAACCAGAAATATTGGTTGTTGACGAAGTTTTGGCTGTTGGAGATGCCGAGTTCCAGAAGAAAGCTATTGGAAAGATGAAGGATGTTAGTCAAGGGCAAGGTAGGACTGTATTGTTTGTAAGCCATAATATGGCGTCCATTCAAAGTTTGTGCACAAGATCCATCCTATTGAATAATGGAAAAGTTGAAATGATTGGGGATACTGAAAGTGTTATTTCTCATTACTTAAAGGTTTTTAAATCAAGCAGTACAATTGAACCTTTAAATACTAGAAAAGATAGGGAAGGTAACCAAACTATTGTTTTTGAAGATTATTGGTTGGAGGACGAGTTTGGTGAAAAAATTGAATTTTTTCAATCAGGTCGGAACTGTAAATTCGTTTTAAGAATTCGTAATAATTCAGAAAATCAATTAGATAAAATAAGAATATCTGTTGGTGTGGACAATAAATATGGGGATAGGATTACCATTTTTGACAGTTCACTGGTTGGAGACGAATTAATTCTTGCTGGCCACCAAACCGCCATTGTTAAAATAAATATTGATAAATTTCCTTTAAGTCAGGGCCTGTATTACTTTACAGTATACTCTAGCGTCAGGGAAATTGTATCAGACTGGGTCAAAAATGCAGGTAGTTTTGATGTTGAGGCGGGTGATTTTTTTGACACGGGCAGGGTCATAGATAATAATCAGGGTAATTTTTTGGTGAAGCACAAATTCAATTTAAGTGATTAG
- a CDS encoding class I SAM-dependent methyltransferase, protein MGQDEREAYSHLRQGYLNEIGWWNAWRSKSPLGPEDNPIPWVTYSFIDFVEERLTDDLGMFEFGSGNSTLYYSRYIKEIHTVEHDKEWFEKIRKGMPSNVFPIFRELEYGGKYSKTAVDTGRKFDMIIVDGRDRVNCMINSFPALTEKGVMVLDDSEREQYAKGVNHAMDNGFRRIDFWGISPGLFYKKCTSIFYRDKNILGI, encoded by the coding sequence ATGGGCCAGGACGAGCGGGAGGCCTACAGTCATTTGAGGCAGGGCTATCTAAATGAAATTGGTTGGTGGAATGCCTGGAGGAGCAAATCCCCTCTTGGGCCGGAGGACAATCCCATTCCATGGGTGACCTATAGTTTTATCGATTTTGTTGAGGAGAGGCTTACAGATGACCTAGGCATGTTCGAATTCGGTTCCGGAAACTCCACACTCTATTATAGCCGTTATATTAAGGAAATCCATACGGTGGAACACGACAAGGAATGGTTTGAAAAGATCAGGAAGGGTATGCCTTCAAATGTATTCCCGATATTCAGGGAATTGGAGTACGGCGGTAAATACTCGAAAACCGCTGTCGATACGGGAAGGAAATTTGATATGATTATAGTGGATGGAAGAGACCGTGTTAATTGTATGATAAATTCTTTTCCTGCTTTGACGGAAAAAGGGGTCATGGTATTGGATGACTCTGAGCGCGAGCAGTATGCTAAGGGGGTGAACCATGCAATGGACAATGGTTTTAGGAGGATAGATTTTTGGGGAATATCCCCGGGATTGTTTTATAAAAAGTGTACTTCCATATTCTACAGGGATAAGAATATTTTGGGAATTTAA
- a CDS encoding CatB-related O-acetyltransferase, protein MELAPIVLFVYNRPEHTLKTLRALSENDLADKSELYIFADGPKPGADSQTLEDISRTREVLGQAQWCKEVHILERETNIGLANSVIDGVTQIVNKYGKVIVLEDDIVTSTGFLTYMNSILTEFQNNDKIYSVSGYMYPHNVDINGIYFYNIPLCWGWGTWKRAWECFIIDSKYLYEAIDRRNLWKDLNKFGNNDLREQLVNNVLGSLNTWFIKWHASILLKNGYCIFPSKSFVNNIGFDSTGEHCTTTDIFFNSKLETRVPLKITEFKESEVLRDIITEHYSRASGIRKNPSQPFRIKRFFVRIMRRILEKIYPDLLKLKELKRDSISEDLLFMDSIRGEYVKIYPPFNLRLSKIDDYTYIAENSNISYTTIGKFCSIGPNLMCGYGIHPIDKISTHPMFYSTLKQNTISLTKEDKIEERKFITIGNDVFIGANVTILDGVTIGDGAVVGAGSVVSKDIPPFAVAYGSPIQVRKYRFDSETISKLQSIKWWKFEESDLLLVEKYFDKVDEFINLFPK, encoded by the coding sequence ATGGAATTAGCTCCTATTGTTTTATTCGTTTATAATAGACCCGAACATACGTTAAAAACGTTGAGGGCCCTCTCTGAGAACGATTTGGCTGATAAGAGTGAGCTTTACATTTTTGCTGACGGCCCAAAGCCGGGAGCAGATTCACAAACCTTAGAGGATATATCGAGGACAAGGGAAGTTCTGGGGCAGGCACAATGGTGTAAGGAGGTGCATATCTTGGAACGGGAGACCAATATCGGGTTGGCAAATTCGGTTATAGATGGGGTTACCCAAATCGTGAACAAGTACGGGAAGGTCATTGTGTTGGAGGATGACATCGTAACTTCTACGGGGTTTCTAACATATATGAATAGTATATTAACGGAATTCCAAAATAACGATAAGATTTATAGTGTTAGTGGGTATATGTATCCTCATAATGTTGACATAAATGGGATTTATTTTTATAATATACCCTTATGTTGGGGATGGGGTACATGGAAGAGGGCTTGGGAATGTTTTATTATTGATTCAAAATATTTATATGAAGCTATTGACCGAAGGAATTTATGGAAAGACCTAAATAAATTTGGAAATAATGATTTAAGAGAACAATTGGTTAATAATGTTTTAGGTTCCTTAAATACATGGTTTATTAAGTGGCATGCAAGTATTTTATTGAAAAATGGTTATTGCATTTTTCCATCTAAATCTTTCGTTAATAATATAGGTTTTGATTCAACTGGTGAACACTGTACAACGACCGATATATTTTTTAATTCTAAACTGGAAACGAGGGTTCCGTTAAAAATTACAGAATTCAAGGAATCTGAAGTCCTAAGGGATATAATAACGGAACATTACTCTAGAGCTTCGGGAATTAGAAAAAATCCTTCTCAACCTTTTAGAATTAAAAGATTTTTTGTTCGTATAATGAGAAGAATTTTGGAAAAAATTTATCCAGATTTATTAAAGCTGAAAGAATTAAAAAGGGATTCTATTTCAGAAGACTTGTTATTTATGGATTCTATAAGAGGTGAATATGTCAAAATTTATCCTCCTTTTAATTTAAGGCTATCTAAAATTGATGACTATACCTATATAGCTGAAAATTCTAATATTTCATATACAACCATTGGTAAATTTTGTTCAATTGGTCCTAACTTAATGTGTGGTTATGGGATTCATCCAATTGATAAAATTAGTACACATCCAATGTTTTATTCTACATTAAAACAAAATACTATTAGTTTAACTAAAGAGGATAAAATTGAGGAAAGAAAATTTATTACAATTGGGAATGATGTTTTTATTGGTGCCAATGTGACGATATTAGATGGTGTAACAATTGGAGATGGAGCAGTTGTTGGAGCAGGATCGGTTGTAAGTAAAGATATTCCTCCTTTTGCTGTAGCTTATGGTTCACCAATACAAGTGAGAAAATATAGATTTGATTCAGAAACTATTTCAAAATTGCAAAGTATTAAATGGTGGAAATTTGAAGAATCTGATTTACTGTTAGTTGAGAAATATTTTGACAAGGTAGATGAATTCATCAATTTATTTCCTAAGTAA
- a CDS encoding FkbM family methyltransferase: MELAPIVLFVYNRPEHTLKTLRALSENDLADKSELYIFADGPKPGADSQTLEDISRTREVLGQAQWCKEVHILERETNIGLANSVIDGVTQIVNKYGKVIVLEDDIVTSTGFLTYMNIGLNMYTSETRVYGISGYKFPSFKPILDDTFFLPIMSSWGYGTWKDRWNRINFDAKDLFEKVKIKGVLNKLNFGNLNFKQMLIQQIEGEIDSWAIRFYVSMFLDKGLFLYPRESLLINIGFDGSGVHCNDDPIKNEEELTSNVIINCAKLKVNLKKSILKKYIPNNYNIIKVIKRNKRHIRVVLSGFKSKLQNKFFGPKLGGDKLILEKIRESPRFTRMDFQINNMNLTIPDSASFYFMYKEIFHQHIYKFITDVKEPYIIDGGANIGLSSIYLKRLFPNSKIIAFEPDPNIFNYLVKNITQNNINGVELINKGLWNREDSLKFKSEGADGGVLQAINPDSDFTEVSVDLISLRPYLNEKIDFLKLDIEGAETVVLNDIFDVLDNVDRIFVEYHSMVGQPQTLNEVIDRLTKSNFRLFISSPGFSNKSPLLERFTYNNMDMQLNIFGIKNNLL, from the coding sequence ATGGAATTAGCTCCTATTGTTTTATTCGTTTATAATAGACCCGAACATACGTTAAAAACGTTGAGGGCCCTCTCTGAGAACGATTTGGCTGATAAGAGTGAGCTTTACATTTTTGCTGACGGCCCAAAGCCGGGAGCAGATTCACAAACCTTAGAGGATATATCGAGGACAAGGGAAGTTCTGGGGCAGGCACAATGGTGTAAGGAGGTGCATATCTTGGAACGGGAGACCAATATCGGGTTGGCAAATTCGGTTATAGATGGGGTTACCCAAATCGTGAACAAGTACGGGAAGGTCATTGTGTTGGAGGATGACATCGTAACTTCTACGGGGTTTCTCACCTATATGAATATTGGTTTAAATATGTATACCTCAGAAACACGTGTTTATGGAATAAGTGGCTATAAGTTTCCTTCTTTTAAGCCCATTTTGGACGATACATTCTTTTTACCTATAATGAGTTCTTGGGGTTATGGCACTTGGAAAGATCGCTGGAACAGAATAAATTTTGATGCAAAAGATTTATTTGAAAAAGTTAAAATTAAGGGAGTGCTTAATAAATTAAATTTTGGAAATTTAAATTTTAAGCAAATGTTAATCCAACAGATTGAAGGTGAAATAGATTCTTGGGCAATCAGGTTTTATGTATCTATGTTTTTAGACAAAGGGTTATTTCTTTACCCGAGAGAATCATTATTAATAAATATAGGTTTTGATGGCTCTGGTGTCCATTGCAATGATGACCCAATAAAAAATGAAGAAGAATTAACTTCTAACGTAATTATCAATTGCGCAAAACTTAAGGTCAACTTAAAAAAAAGTATTCTTAAGAAGTATATACCAAACAATTATAATATTATCAAAGTAATTAAACGGAACAAAAGGCATATTAGAGTGGTATTATCGGGGTTTAAATCCAAATTGCAAAATAAGTTTTTTGGCCCAAAATTAGGCGGTGATAAGTTAATCCTCGAAAAGATTAGAGAAAGCCCCCGCTTTACACGAATGGATTTTCAAATTAATAATATGAATTTGACCATTCCGGATTCGGCTTCCTTTTATTTTATGTATAAAGAAATTTTCCATCAACATATTTATAAGTTCATTACAGATGTTAAGGAACCTTATATTATTGATGGTGGGGCAAACATAGGATTATCTTCTATTTATTTAAAGCGACTATTCCCTAACAGTAAAATAATAGCCTTCGAGCCTGATCCGAACATTTTTAATTATTTGGTGAAAAATATAACCCAAAATAATATTAATGGTGTTGAATTAATAAATAAGGGTTTATGGAATCGTGAAGATAGCTTAAAGTTTAAGTCGGAGGGGGCAGATGGAGGCGTTTTGCAAGCTATAAATCCTGATTCAGATTTTACTGAGGTTTCTGTCGATCTTATATCACTACGTCCTTATTTAAATGAAAAAATCGATTTTTTGAAGTTAGACATTGAAGGTGCTGAAACGGTTGTATTGAATGATATTTTTGATGTATTAGATAACGTCGACAGGATATTTGTAGAATACCATTCTATGGTTGGTCAACCACAAACTCTTAATGAAGTTATTGATAGGTTGACGAAATCTAATTTTAGATTATTTATTTCCTCTCCTGGATTTTCAAATAAGTCCCCTCTTTTGGAACGGTTTACATATAATAATATGGATATGCAACTGAACATTTTTGGGATTAAAAATAATCTGTTATGA